In a single window of the Papaver somniferum cultivar HN1 chromosome 8, ASM357369v1, whole genome shotgun sequence genome:
- the LOC113306712 gene encoding uncharacterized protein LOC113306712, which yields MADVVRKFFTTSMLMWIAPIVILYGFNNNLFPGSNQLSSHSLTILSGLLAVISVNIVIAFYIYMAMKEPSNKHEPDPAFLAEAKASLKQQQSTPTETEDLSQDRQKHE from the exons ATGGCAGATGTTGTGAGGAAGTTCTTCACCACATCAATGCTTATGTGGATAGCTCCAATCGTGATTCTATATGGTTTTAACAACAACTTATTTCCTG GGTCAAATCAATTGTCTTCTCATTCCTTAACGATTTTGAGCGGATTGCTTGCTGTTATCTCTGTCAATATTGTGATTGCATTCTATATTTATATGGCGATGAAAGAGCCCTCCAATAAGCACGAGCCAGATCCTGCTTTTCTTGCCGAAGCTAAAGCCAGTTTAAAGCAGCAACAGTCCACTCCAACTGAAACTGAAGATCTTTCCCAAGATCGCCAGAAGCATGAGTAG